From Actinopolymorpha cephalotaxi, one genomic window encodes:
- a CDS encoding HNH endonuclease signature motif containing protein: MPDQADTGDGPPLPTSTSAPPDTARSSGSAGIAGATGGPDLAGTRGAPRSLEGLEAEICDLASRIAIATHEWLRLIVAFDRREGWRTSGCRSTAQWLSWRCGTSLSAAYEHLRVGRALEELPKVAAEFAAGRLSYSKVRALTRIADADQRSSRSARNQAQESEPVPNGEPADSQNHAGEENRPDHSGTYGSEDTQPEDAHPEDAQPTDAQPTGAQPTGAEAEETEAEDAEDELLNLAFSATASQLDRIARGCAAARSKEQNLRRAMRRGISWFYDEDGSLVIRGRLAPDEGATVVAALEAALDTLLARKPEPPASPEPAASPEPAAPSAVLPAGARPDSAGSGGATGPAETRVHSAPDGTSPDSSAEESDHRPHQTPPDPAPPRHTPRAVPHRHRAALAADALVLMAETLLSHTPAFLNSADKYRVIIHLHPTQPPKLTPATAPTTGQATPRPAPRQPASLDDGVPLAPDTADRLACESTGTALHLDPDGQIHSLSDPTRFPRAATARAVRIRAHHTCQAPGCTTRHGLQIHHAHHWSHGGPTTLANLILICRYHHWLAHEGGHTFTARPGGHFSFHRPDGTEIPATPPLPGLTDTTREATTNNNLARSVLDHWANLHPTLGEDVLTPPWWSGDPLDLHYAVSVILDAHASPN, from the coding sequence ATGCCCGACCAGGCAGACACCGGAGATGGACCGCCACTGCCGACGTCCACCTCGGCGCCACCGGACACCGCACGTTCCTCAGGTTCGGCAGGAATCGCAGGAGCGACAGGTGGGCCGGACCTGGCCGGCACGCGTGGTGCACCCAGGTCGCTGGAGGGTCTGGAGGCCGAGATCTGCGACCTCGCTTCCAGGATCGCCATCGCCACGCACGAGTGGCTGCGGCTGATCGTCGCCTTCGACCGCCGCGAGGGCTGGCGCACCTCCGGGTGCAGGTCCACGGCACAGTGGCTGTCCTGGCGTTGCGGGACGAGTCTGTCCGCCGCGTACGAACACCTCCGGGTCGGACGCGCCCTGGAAGAACTCCCCAAGGTCGCCGCGGAGTTCGCCGCCGGCCGGTTGTCGTACTCGAAGGTGCGCGCGCTCACAAGGATCGCCGACGCCGACCAACGTTCGTCTCGCTCAGCCCGAAACCAGGCGCAGGAATCCGAACCTGTTCCGAACGGCGAACCCGCCGACTCGCAGAACCACGCCGGCGAAGAGAATCGTCCAGACCACTCGGGCACATACGGGAGTGAGGACACTCAGCCGGAGGACGCGCATCCAGAGGACGCGCAGCCAACGGACGCGCAGCCAACAGGCGCGCAGCCAACAGGCGCCGAAGCGGAGGAAACGGAGGCCGAGGACGCCGAGGACGAGCTGCTCAACCTCGCGTTCAGTGCCACCGCTTCCCAACTCGACCGGATCGCTCGTGGCTGCGCCGCGGCTCGCTCGAAGGAGCAGAATCTCCGGCGAGCGATGCGGCGCGGGATCAGCTGGTTCTACGACGAGGACGGCTCACTGGTCATCCGCGGAAGGCTGGCCCCCGACGAAGGCGCGACGGTCGTCGCAGCACTCGAAGCGGCACTGGACACCTTGCTGGCACGGAAACCCGAACCACCTGCGTCACCCGAACCAGCCGCGTCACCCGAACCAGCCGCGCCCTCCGCAGTACTGCCGGCCGGGGCCCGCCCCGATTCCGCGGGATCCGGCGGCGCCACCGGTCCTGCCGAGACGCGCGTGCACTCCGCGCCGGATGGCACCAGCCCGGATTCTTCCGCGGAAGAATCCGACCACCGACCACACCAGACTCCGCCGGACCCCGCGCCCCCACGCCACACACCACGCGCTGTCCCCCACCGCCACCGCGCCGCACTGGCCGCAGACGCACTCGTCCTGATGGCCGAAACCCTGCTGTCCCACACCCCGGCATTCCTCAACTCCGCCGACAAATACCGCGTCATCATCCACCTACACCCCACCCAGCCCCCAAAGCTCACCCCGGCCACCGCCCCAACCACCGGCCAAGCGACTCCGCGCCCGGCGCCACGACAGCCCGCGTCCCTCGACGACGGCGTTCCACTCGCCCCCGACACCGCGGACCGCCTCGCCTGCGAATCGACCGGGACCGCCCTCCACCTCGACCCAGACGGCCAGATCCACAGCCTGAGCGACCCCACCAGATTCCCCCGCGCCGCAACCGCACGAGCAGTCAGAATCCGCGCACACCACACCTGCCAAGCACCCGGATGCACCACCAGACACGGACTCCAGATCCACCACGCACACCACTGGTCCCACGGCGGCCCCACCACCCTGGCCAACCTCATCCTCATCTGCCGCTACCACCACTGGCTCGCCCACGAAGGCGGCCACACCTTCACCGCCCGCCCCGGCGGACACTTCAGCTTCCACCGGCCCGACGGCACCGAGATCCCCGCAACACCCCCACTGCCAGGCCTCACCGACACCACCCGCGAAGCCACCACCAACAACAACCTCGCCCGATCCGTACTCGACCACTGG
- a CDS encoding cytidine deaminase, translated as MTSAELDPEDAKIITLARSTRARAGAAEGAGVRDTTGRTYTAATVDLPSLRLSALRLAVAMAVSSGADGLEAAAVVTEAVEAPAEDVAAVADLAGAGVPVMVAGPDGTVRTVAHTG; from the coding sequence GTGACCAGTGCCGAGCTCGATCCCGAAGACGCCAAGATCATCACCCTGGCCCGCTCGACCAGAGCGCGCGCCGGGGCCGCCGAAGGCGCCGGCGTCCGCGACACCACCGGACGCACCTACACCGCCGCGACGGTGGATCTCCCGTCGCTGCGGCTGTCCGCTCTCCGGCTCGCGGTGGCGATGGCCGTGTCCAGCGGCGCCGACGGGCTGGAGGCGGCGGCCGTGGTCACCGAGGCGGTCGAGGCCCCGGCGGAGGACGTCGCCGCGGTGGCCGACCTGGCCGGCGCCGGCGTCCCGGTCATGGTCGCCGGGCCGGACGGGACCGTCCGGACGGTCGCCCACACCGGATAG
- a CDS encoding ABC transporter permease translates to MSRILLVGRLAVRDLRRRPGQAALLLLALAAATTTLTVGLVLQGVTDQPNQRTRAVTAGPDVVAGTAPAPGRPADLAELRRLAGEPGVVAVSGPYPYTQKTMTVGGRPVTAWLQGRDTESAPVDRPALTAGEWTHPGGAVLEAGFAKALGIRTGDRVDIGGRPFNVAGLAVTAASGQYPKVCFAPCWGGAAKPLPPTGPPNGPPTADVGPSPFTLGPAGLIWLTEADTRSLAGRDALGYVLNVKLADEEAAPAFAAAHVTGNGNFTLMTWQDVQVLNAWLTEANQFSMLLGSWLLGLIALASIVVLVGTRMADQTRRVGLLKAVGATPELVAAVLLVEHLVIALLASVTGLAAGRLLAPVLTTPSAGLLGRAAPAPFTVTTIVSVMTAALGIAAAATFVPAVRAARTSTMRALAGTVRPPRRRPRLIALSARLPVPLLLALRIAARRPRRTWLGVFAVAVTITGVTCALATRAHRFEEAAPGLDPRLAMTQGLLVITVMLAVQAVVNTICLVWATTLDTRPSAALARALGATPAQISGGLSSAQVLPALAGALLGVACGLGLAQVLDDDPLTVPPLWQLAAVLLGTGLVIAACTALPARIGAVRPPGPTLDAPRS, encoded by the coding sequence ATGAGCCGGATCCTGCTGGTGGGCCGGCTGGCCGTACGGGACCTTCGGCGCCGCCCGGGCCAGGCCGCGCTGCTGCTCCTCGCGCTCGCGGCGGCCACCACCACGTTGACCGTCGGGCTGGTGCTGCAAGGGGTGACCGACCAACCCAACCAGCGCACCCGGGCGGTGACCGCCGGGCCGGACGTCGTGGCCGGGACAGCGCCCGCGCCCGGCCGTCCGGCCGACCTGGCCGAGCTGCGGCGACTGGCGGGGGAGCCGGGTGTGGTCGCGGTCAGCGGACCGTACCCGTACACCCAGAAGACGATGACCGTCGGCGGCCGGCCGGTGACCGCCTGGCTGCAGGGCCGCGACACCGAGTCGGCCCCGGTCGACCGGCCGGCCCTGACGGCCGGAGAGTGGACTCACCCCGGCGGCGCGGTGCTGGAAGCCGGGTTCGCCAAGGCGCTCGGCATCCGTACCGGTGACAGGGTCGACATCGGAGGACGCCCCTTCAACGTCGCCGGACTCGCGGTGACCGCGGCGTCCGGGCAGTACCCGAAGGTGTGCTTCGCCCCGTGCTGGGGCGGCGCCGCCAAGCCGCTGCCGCCGACCGGACCGCCGAACGGGCCGCCGACGGCAGACGTCGGACCGAGCCCGTTCACCCTCGGCCCGGCCGGCCTGATCTGGCTCACCGAAGCCGACACTCGTTCGCTCGCCGGCCGGGACGCCCTCGGCTACGTGCTGAACGTGAAGCTCGCCGACGAGGAGGCCGCACCCGCGTTCGCCGCCGCCCACGTCACCGGCAACGGCAACTTCACCCTGATGACCTGGCAGGACGTGCAGGTCCTGAACGCCTGGCTGACCGAGGCCAACCAGTTCTCGATGCTGCTCGGCAGCTGGCTGCTCGGCCTGATCGCGCTGGCCAGCATCGTGGTGCTGGTCGGCACCCGGATGGCCGACCAGACCCGCCGGGTGGGCCTGCTCAAGGCCGTCGGCGCCACCCCCGAGCTGGTCGCGGCGGTGCTGCTCGTCGAGCACCTGGTCATCGCTCTGCTGGCCAGTGTCACCGGGCTGGCCGCCGGACGGCTGCTCGCCCCGGTGCTCACCACCCCCAGCGCCGGGCTGCTCGGCCGGGCCGCCCCGGCCCCGTTCACCGTGACGACGATCGTCTCGGTGATGACGGCGGCGCTGGGGATCGCCGCGGCGGCGACCTTCGTCCCGGCGGTACGCGCCGCCCGGACCAGCACCATGCGGGCGCTGGCCGGCACTGTCCGCCCGCCGCGCCGCCGGCCCCGGCTGATCGCGCTCTCCGCACGGTTGCCGGTTCCGCTGCTGCTCGCCCTCCGGATCGCGGCCCGGCGGCCGCGCCGCACCTGGCTGGGCGTGTTCGCGGTGGCGGTGACGATCACGGGAGTCACCTGCGCGCTCGCCACCCGGGCGCACCGGTTCGAGGAGGCGGCACCCGGGCTGGACCCGAGGCTCGCGATGACCCAGGGGCTGCTGGTGATCACGGTCATGCTGGCCGTCCAGGCGGTGGTCAACACCATCTGCCTGGTCTGGGCGACCACGCTGGACACCCGGCCGTCGGCGGCGCTGGCCCGGGCACTCGGCGCGACCCCGGCCCAGATCAGCGGCGGACTGTCGTCGGCTCAGGTGCTGCCCGCCCTGGCCGGGGCGCTGCTCGGGGTGGCCTGCGGGCTGGGACTGGCCCAGGTGCTGGACGACGACCCGCTCACCGTGCCGCCGCTGTGGCAGCTGGCCGCGGTGCTGCTCGGCACCGGCCTGGTGATCGCCGCCTGCACAGCCCTGCCGGCCCGCATCGGTGCCGTCCGTCCGCCCGGCCCCACGCTCGACGCACCCCGGTCCTGA
- a CDS encoding ABC transporter ATP-binding protein: MNAVLCARDLRMTYGRGTGLVTALSGVDLEVAQGETVAVMGPSGCGKSTLLQLMGGLQRPSGGEVWVAGRPLTGMSERKLARLRRDAIGFVFQSFHLMDELTAVENVELPALLAGRSSARARSRAQALLEQVGLAEQAGRLPADLSGGERQRVAVARALSNEPLAVLADEPTGNLDSASTADVLRLLDALRSDGQTQVIVTHDARVAAAADRLISMRDGVFVEETRLSHGSGGLLSGLAGWGSER, encoded by the coding sequence ATGAACGCAGTGCTGTGTGCCCGCGACCTGCGGATGACGTACGGCCGGGGAACAGGTCTGGTGACCGCGCTGAGCGGTGTGGACCTCGAGGTGGCGCAGGGCGAGACGGTCGCCGTGATGGGGCCGAGCGGGTGCGGCAAGTCCACCTTGCTGCAGCTCATGGGTGGGCTGCAGCGTCCCAGCGGCGGCGAGGTGTGGGTGGCCGGGCGGCCGCTCACCGGGATGAGCGAACGGAAGCTGGCCCGGCTGCGGCGGGACGCGATCGGGTTCGTGTTCCAGTCGTTCCACCTGATGGACGAGCTGACGGCGGTGGAGAACGTCGAACTGCCGGCGCTCCTGGCCGGTCGTTCGTCCGCCCGTGCGCGCAGCCGGGCGCAGGCACTGTTGGAACAGGTCGGGCTGGCCGAGCAGGCCGGGCGGCTGCCCGCGGACCTGTCCGGTGGCGAGCGGCAGCGGGTCGCGGTGGCCAGGGCGCTGAGCAACGAGCCGCTGGCGGTGCTGGCCGACGAGCCGACCGGCAACCTGGACAGCGCGTCCACCGCGGATGTGCTGCGGCTGTTGGACGCCCTGCGGTCGGACGGGCAGACCCAGGTGATCGTCACTCACGACGCCCGGGTGGCGGCCGCCGCGGACCGGCTGATCTCGATGCGGGACGGCGTGTTCGTCGAGGAGACCCGGCTGAGCCACGGCAGCGGCGGCCTGTTGTCCGGGCTGGCGGGTTGGGGGAGCGAGCGATGA
- the era gene encoding GTPase Era, whose translation MGRVSEATTQFRSGFACLVGRPNTGKSTLTNALVGRKVAIASSRPQTTRHTVRGIVNRPDAQLVLVDTPGLHKPRTLLGERLNALVLSTLGEVDAVGVCLPADERIGPGDRFLVNEISKVRRRPTVAIVTKSDLVDPSRMVEHLTAVAAMTKDTGVEWDDIVPVSAQDGTRVDLLADLLVGKLPPGPPLYPEGELTDEPEEVLVAELIREAVLEGVREELPHSIAVLVEEMGLREDRPQDRPLLDIYAHLFVERPSQKAIVIGAKGRRLVEVGTTARKQIETLLGTPVYLDLRVKVAKDWQRDPKQLRRLGF comes from the coding sequence ATCGGCCGGGTGAGCGAGGCTACGACGCAGTTCCGGAGCGGGTTCGCCTGCCTGGTCGGGCGACCCAACACCGGCAAGTCCACGTTGACGAACGCCCTGGTCGGCCGCAAGGTGGCCATCGCGTCGTCACGGCCGCAGACGACCCGGCACACGGTGCGGGGGATCGTCAACCGGCCCGACGCCCAGCTGGTCCTGGTCGACACCCCAGGTCTGCACAAACCGCGCACCCTGCTCGGCGAGCGGCTGAACGCGCTCGTCCTCAGCACCCTCGGCGAGGTCGACGCCGTGGGGGTGTGCCTGCCGGCCGACGAACGCATCGGGCCCGGCGACCGCTTCCTGGTCAACGAGATCTCGAAGGTACGCAGGCGTCCCACGGTCGCGATCGTCACCAAGTCCGACCTGGTCGACCCGAGCCGCATGGTCGAGCACCTCACCGCGGTCGCGGCGATGACCAAGGACACCGGCGTCGAGTGGGACGACATCGTCCCGGTGTCGGCTCAGGACGGCACCCGGGTGGACCTGCTCGCCGACCTGCTCGTCGGCAAGCTGCCGCCGGGGCCGCCGCTCTACCCCGAGGGCGAGCTGACCGACGAGCCCGAGGAGGTGCTTGTCGCCGAACTCATCCGCGAGGCCGTCCTCGAGGGTGTCCGCGAGGAGCTGCCCCACTCGATCGCCGTACTGGTGGAGGAGATGGGGCTGCGGGAGGACCGCCCGCAGGACCGGCCGCTACTCGACATCTACGCCCACCTGTTCGTCGAACGCCCCAGCCAGAAGGCGATCGTCATCGGCGCCAAGGGTCGCCGGCTGGTGGAGGTGGGCACCACGGCGCGCAAGCAGATCGAGACGCTGCTGGGTACGCCGGTCTACCTCGACCTGCGGGTCAAGGTCGCCAAGGACTGGCAGCGCGATCCCAAGCAGCTGCGCCGGCTCGGTTTCTAG
- a CDS encoding PadR family transcriptional regulator, with protein sequence MPEAVAASEREPSRGIQLGVVQEVLLALLAKEGSHGYQLRARLQLALGPLAEALKEGQVYVTLNRLERAGLVDVKRVGQADRPDRKVYALTPAGRDRVAEWLADTSWPKPAPAEFHLKLVAAAAAGLGDPARIVDAQRHAVLAELAVVQRAALAEPAESPAGLLLEGVVLRLQADLQWLEACARFWAAPPKGISGRGKP encoded by the coding sequence ATGCCTGAAGCTGTGGCCGCGTCGGAGCGGGAACCGTCGCGCGGGATTCAACTGGGTGTGGTGCAGGAAGTGCTGCTCGCGCTGCTGGCGAAGGAGGGCTCGCACGGCTACCAGTTGCGGGCCCGGTTGCAGCTGGCCCTCGGGCCGTTGGCCGAGGCTCTCAAGGAGGGTCAGGTCTATGTGACCCTGAACCGGCTGGAGCGGGCCGGGCTGGTCGACGTCAAACGGGTCGGGCAGGCGGATCGGCCGGATCGCAAGGTCTATGCGCTGACTCCGGCGGGGCGCGACCGGGTGGCCGAGTGGCTGGCCGACACCAGCTGGCCGAAGCCGGCACCGGCGGAGTTCCATCTCAAGTTGGTGGCGGCGGCCGCGGCCGGGCTGGGTGATCCGGCGCGGATCGTGGACGCCCAACGGCACGCCGTACTCGCCGAGCTCGCCGTGGTGCAGCGGGCGGCACTGGCCGAGCCCGCCGAGTCGCCGGCCGGGCTGCTGCTGGAAGGCGTGGTGCTCCGCCTGCAGGCGGATCTGCAGTGGCTGGAGGCGTGTGCCCGGTTCTGGGCCGCGCCACCCAAGGGCATATCGGGGAGAGGGAAGCCATGA